The stretch of DNA GATGAACAGGGGCTCTCCGTCGGAAGTGCGACCGCAGAGCACGGCGTTGCCGGGCACATTGCCGTGGCTGTCGTGCACCCAACCGTATCCGTAGCCGGCCAGCAGCTCGTAGTCGTGCTTGACCACCTCGCCACCTCCATAGGGAACGTAGGCACAGCCCTTGTTTGGAATCACCTGGGgaataaattaataagtatttgtttttttcttgaatttagtGTTAGCTTAAAGCCACTTACCTTGGCTGGCAGCAAGTCGCCTTCGTGGTAGGCGCGACCCACATAGATCTGATCGCCATCGGAGTCGTGACCGCCAATCACTGTTCCGGGCACAATGCCGCGTCCGTGAGAGGCCACCCAAGTTTCCGGCTGGACCAGCACTTCGTAGGCCTCCAGGCGGTGCTGAAAGTAAAGGGTAGTCGTTAGTTGTTAGGATTCGTAAGTAAGgggtatttatattattaatggATGGAGGAGAACAATATTCTACAGAATGGTAGctgtaaatatgaaataagaaaaacaagtCTGTGAATATAAAGAAGCCTCAAGAAGTTGTATAAGCAAAGGTAGTGTagaaaaaatggaatttaatgaaaaataacaaggcataatatttaaatgaaaaggtAGTCAAGgtagaaaatattagataCTACATATGTTAgtcatataaaagaaaaataatttcaaattcaaataaatgtttaaataaatgttgaatttAATACTTTTGTATTTCAAtcagtggtggccagcagaggCAGCACGCAGGGCCCAAAGGATAGGCAATttctctgccgctgcgctgctAGCGTTTTGACGCTCACGTACGCTGTCAAGCAGAAAAACTTCAAGCACGCAAGTCGTTCTTTTATTGTATgtgtgctgcttctgctggccagCACTGATTTAAATGAATGGACTCAAATCTAAGCGAAAATATCTATATTAAATTGAATGTAAGGGTTGAACTTACCTCCTGGCCGCCGTAGGGGATGTACAGGCACTGGTGCGAGGGGTGCACCTTGCCGGGCGTGAGGCTGCCCTGGAAATAGCCGCGACCCACGTACAGGGCCTCGCCGTCGCCGGTCTGGCCCACACGAATGGCATGGGGCGGGACGAAGCCACCGCTGGCCGGGATCCAGGAGTAGTGGTCGCCGACGAGGACCTCGAAGTCGTGCTTGCTGATCTCCTCGCCGCCCCAGGGAACGTAGGCCTGCTGCTTGCCGGGCACCACCTTCGCCGGCAGCATCTCGCCATTGTGGTAGGCACGACCCACGTAGATGGGATCCTGGTCGGAATCGTGGCCAGCCAGGATGGCGCCAGGTGGCAGGGCTCCGTAGGCGTTGGTGCTGATCCAGGTGTAGTCTGTGGGCAAGAATATTTGGAACAAGGTCAGATACGAAACGATAAGTTAGCCCAACTACGAGGCCCAACTGTACCCCACACTAATCAGAAACACTCTGTCTATTTCCTTATCTGGCCGGGTGTGAAATCGGCGGATCTATGGAAAGCTTCCAAAGCTCCAAGGGATTTGGGCTGTCAGGTGAGCGGAGTATCGATGACACTTTGGCCACTTGTCATGGCTAATTATGGCACTGTGTTTTTTTCGCAGGAATAATCTTAGTCACTAACTACTTTTCACTTGGTTTCTCACCTCccatgttgttttttttcgtgtGTGTTGATTTAGGTCTGGAACGTGATATATACTAGCCGGCTCCGCTTGGTTCGGACTGACTTTAACGACTGTTCTCTGGCTGCACAACGCGCAGCGCTTTAAAAGCTGTTGTGCCGTCTTATCAGTAGGCAATGCTAACCGACATCGATAAGATATCTTAGTCACACTGTAAGTATATATGTGCTTTCCAAAGGGATCCTCGTATTTTAGGGGGGTGTTCGTCATTGCGACCAACTGACAGGTGTGTCAGATTGTCTGTTCGTTGATTTAGCCTggccaaaacaatttaaatttcgtGTTGAACAGGAAGGGCAACGACAATTACTCAATCgatcttatacatatatgttGGTGCTTTTGTGTACACTCTGCCGGTTTTATCTATAAGCAGTTGCCTACGAATCTTATCGCCGGCagtcaaaaataaacttgatcAATAAGTTCGTAAAAAAGTATATGTACACGTATGTTGCTGTCCATGGATCAACTTCAAAGTTAAGGAATTTACTTCTAGAACAAAAATAAGTCCCTGCATTTGAAGAGTTACTGAGAAAAATTTGGATTATGAAACTAAGAAATACGGATACAACTTCAGCAGGCTTTGAATACATTAATATCCATTTGCTATAGCAAAGCAGACACTCCTTTTACTTGGGAAATGAGTCAATTGCCAAAGATATGTATTGATATTACAAACCCAATCGCCAAGATGAGTCAGATTTATATATAGTTTGTAACTGATGTATCCAACAAAAGAGAGCTatacttaattaatttaatgagtATTGTAAGGAGGTTATCGCCCTTTAATGCAAAGAAGAGATAAATTGGAAAAGTTAAATTCCACACAAAGACAACAAAAGCACGGTAAGCCATTCAAAAGCATCTAAATCTTGAGAAGGATTATGAAAAACTAGCGAAAATCTTCTTAATTTccattaagtttttattagtaactaataaaagatttttatattgatataccatgtgtgaaaaataaaactaatccTTTATCAGAATCCTTTGATCATGGAAGACTTTCCTAAAATCATTTGGTGTTGATATTTTCGGGTGCCCCTTATCGGCACTTCAACGGGGGGATTTTTCAACATCGGCGCTTCTGGCAGTCGTCATATTGTTTATGGGTTCGTTCAATTGGGGTTCCACCTGTTGAGTGCCAACAACAAAATGCACTGTAACAATGTCCACATGTTTCGCTTTCCTTGCCTCAAAAAGTACCGCCTGCTTGTGGTAATGATTCATTCTCGATCGATAAAGGGAATGCTTTTCTGGACTTGGAGCTTTCCAGACTGGAAGTCAAAATAGAGATATCAAATACCCAATATCAATTGCACTGTTTTGCCATACAAATACGAATTGATAGATAAAAGCTCACCGATAAGGGGTGGTGACGAATCGGTTGGGTTCTGTTTTTAAACGCCAGGCTACTGCGATCCAACGTTTTAGTGAAAAAGCAAACCTCAGTCTGTGCAGACGTTTCGCGGAGGAATAAAAAGGCGAATATATTTGAGATACAATTTAGCAGGAGGAATAACCCCTTATCAATTACACACAATGGGTAAGTCGGATGAGTCACCGGTgaaagttacaaaaaaaaatctctcaaaatttctaaaaaatagtgTTAGTCTGAGACTAAATCGAAGCAATTTACGTGTTTGTGAAGCATAGAAAGATTTCTAAACCATTTTGATTAAACTTTTaagaatttgtaaattataaaatattttaaatataaaagtaatgcaaatcatataaaatacgATACGATGCGATAAGAATATTATTCAAGTATTTCGTAATTTTGCGTCGCAGATAAAACCCTTTTACGGGCGAACAAAATTGCAATTGCTGATCAATCGTGGTGGCATTGTTTTTTACTCTGTGCCAATTAACCACCGAAAACCCCCCATCCCTGCAAAGAGCATTGAGTGACTTTTAAGGTTCTCCGCCTTTCTTTGCACTCTTCCAGGCAGCGTGCAGCCAGGAGGAATTGTGACCGTTGGTAGGACGAGTGCAGTGAGCCCAGGGTGAAACCCTACGCCTCTGTAAACCCCCAAATCCCACTTGATCCCCGCCCAAGACCTCGAAAACCCAGAAAAATCGAACAGCCAACCAAATatctacacagagaaaaagccGGCAGAGTATGAGTTCGAAtgaatcatttcaattttatCTGGTAATTTAATCTCAAATATGTACTTTTTATCTTTGAAGTATATTATGATGGTAAATGTTTAGCTTTTGTTGTAAACAAAGAAATGTAAATTCCTGCagtcattattattatgattttaaaatatatcataCAACAAAGGAATGTTGGATTTATAAAgagaaagtaattaaaaaaataattatcttaaattattcataaaatataattttcaattatcGAACCCGAAACCTTTTTCGACTGTACTCGCcgttttctctctgtgtagggACAGGTTATCTTATCGCGTGGTGCCAAGCTTATCGCCTTACCGCCTCTCTCCTTGCAGAAAACACCTGGGTGCACTCGTCTCCCCACGCCCCCCTGCCCCCTTACGCGGTGATCGGTGGCCACGACTCGGACCGCACGCCCATCTATGTGGGTCGATCCTTTCACGAGGGCGAGAACCTGCCGGCCAAGGTCATTCCGAGCAAGGGCTGCGCCTACGTGGCCTACGGCGGTGCGGAGCACCAGAAGACCCACTACGAGGTGCTGGTGGGCCAGGGATTCGCCTGGGTGCCCAGTGCCAGTGGTGGAGTGCCGCCGAATGCGGTGAGGAGCGGAACGACCCGTACAGGAGAGCCCCTCTACGTGGGACGCGGACATCATGCGGGCAGCTTGACCGTGGGCAAAGTTCATCCCTCGCACGGTTGCCTGTATGTGCCATTTGGCGGCCAGGAGGTGCGCATTAATACCTACGAGGTGCTCATCAAGCAGCAGTATGACAATTGGGTGGCTGCCTCGCCCAGTTACACGCCCCCGGGAGCAGTGATCGCTGGCCATGATTCGGACCGCACTCCCATCTACGCGGGAAGGGCGATGCACGAGGGCGAGATGCTGCCCGCCAAGGTGGTGCCCAGCAAGGGAACCGCCTACGTCTGCTTCGGGGGCTACGAGTTCCAGAAGCCCAGCTACGAGGTGCTCACCGGCTGCGGATATGTCTGGGCCCATGCCGGCCATCACATCCCACATAACGCCGTCTCCACGGGTCGTGCCCGCAACGGGGAGCCCCTGTACTACGGACGAGGACACTACCAGGGAAGCCTTACTCCCGGCCTGATCTCGGCCAGCCAGCGATGCCTGTACATCCCCTACGGCGGTCGGGAGATCCGCATCAACTCGTACGAGGTCCTCTGCAGGCAATAAGCTCTGCACCCATTGGAACCCCATAAATACCATATGCATTTAGCCCAGATCAAACTGTAATCGCACCCAATAAACTGACTGTTAACACCCAAGAAATCCGTTTACCTTTCTTAGTCCTAACTATGTATGCCAAGTCTATCGAAGTGCcaactaaatatttaagtacTTAAAATAACTGGAAGTCGTAGGTGTGCAATTATGTTGTTTGTCAATTCTTAAGAGTGCAATCTAAACCTTCAAATATGTTTATTGATTGGTATATTACACTCTGTAAATTATCTTACTACTGATTGCCTTggattttactaaatttatgAGATAAGATTAGATGGTTTGCAATTAATGCCATTTCCTTATGGTATCCCTTTCATGTTATTACttctaatttaatattttttcacattaatATTATGGTTTTTTCTTCATAACATTTATAAAACTTAGAACTAttagaattttatattttttgcaataattaatatatgattttcaaaaatttaatataagtaTAAGTTAGTATATTTGCCTAGGCAATTAAGgctctaaaatatcattttaatgGTATACACTAAAATTAAATGGCGTATATATTTACCCatatatttatcttatttttgctATGTAGTTCCATTGAcctttactttaatttaatctaattcactccatttccctttttgcaGCCTACAAGTGGGTGCAATCTTCGGCCTACTCCTCCCTTCCCGAGGAGGCGGTGGTGGGCGGCAACGATGAGGACGGCGCCATGATTTACGTGGGCAGGGCGGAGCACGAGGGCGACATGCTGGTCTGCAAGGTGGTGCCTAGCAAGCAGCTGGGATTCATTTCGCAGCGCGGCGAGGCCCTGCCCAAGGACATCTTCGAGGTGCTGTGCGGCCAGAATCTGGTGTGGATCAAGTGCTACGATCATGTGATTCCCGAGAATGCGGTGCTCTGTGGCCGCACTTCGCTGGATCAGCCGGTGTACATAGGTCGTGGCCATTACGAGGGCCATCTGATCATCGGCAAGATCTCCTCCGTGCATCGAGCTCTGTTCATTGCTTACCGTGGTGCCGAACGCCGCTTGGATTCCTACGAGATTCTGGTGGAGGAGCGTCGAGTGGTTCCGGGTTGGCAGCTGCCCCCACCACCGCCACTGGAGGAGGTGGAAAAGTGTCCGCTCACCCCACCGCCACCACCTTCTCCACCGGCGGTGGCTGTGGCCATGGCTCCTCCCCTCTCCGCCAAGCCGTATCCTTATCCGGATCTGGTTGCCATGCCTTTTCCCTTGACCGACAGGCCACCGGCCTATACGCCCACTCCGGATCCACTGCCTCCTGTTGGCGGTGTGATGGTGATGCCTCGTCCCCCGAATCCACCGCCTGCTGGAGGAGTCCTCGTGATGCCACCTCCGCCTCCACCTCCTGCATCCTTCACCCCCGCAGAGGTCTCCGTGGCGCCACCACCAACATTTGTTGCCGCAGAGGTCACCGCCGTTTCCGTTCCCGTGGGACCATCGTTTACACCCGCCTCCACCTATAATCCCTACGAGGCAGGATGCTCCTCCTATACGCCGGCTGAATGTGCGCCTCCTTCGGCCTACGATGCCTATGGCTATGGCAACAACTACGACGTTTGGATATCCGCCGAACCGGGCTATTATCACTCCCCCGATGCCGTGATTGGAGGTCACGACAGCAACATGGCGCAGCTCCTGGTGTGCCGAGCCTATTACCGGGGTGTCCATGTGCCCGGAAAGGCGATACCCAGCCAGGGATGTGCCTACATAGCCCACGGAGGTCGCGAGATCGTCGAGCCCTCGTATCAGATGCTGGTGGGCAGGGGCAAATACCACTGGGTGCCTTCGTATGGCGGAAATGTGCCACCCGGAGCCGTTGTGGCCGGAAGGACACCGGGCGGAGAACCACTTTACATTGGACGGGGTCACTACTGCGGAAGTCTGACGCCCGGCGTGATTGAGACCTACAACCGATGCCTACAGATTCCATTCGGAGGGCAGGAGATCCGGCTGAGCAGCTACGAAGTCCTCGTAAGGAGCGACATCTTCCACGGACAGCAGGCCATCCGATTGGTTTATTGAAAACAACCCATTACAATCTTGATTGAcacgaaataataaaatacaaatacaaaaatccgaAGGCAGCTAAAGTCGACCAAACTAACTATGCATatctttgtaaaatattatatgattTACAAGTTTAcctattttaattgtatacTATGccattttaaatgctatatacatatattagttttatctttaaaaatattgaagcTCTCCACGTACAGCTACCTCTGAAATACCAAAGTACttaaccaaaaccaaaacatgTCCATCGTAaacttgtttattaaataaatctatttattattatgaacCTATACTTATGCACttgttacatatttttttcacagtatacGTGTActatattcatttttaaacttGTTTAACGGTAATTATTACGTTCTGTTCTaagtttgttatttattaaatgacTTGCGTTAAGgtgttattatttgttttgggttgggcttaaaaaagttttatctGTGATCTGACCTAATAAATCACGgctgttaaaaatgttctaatATAGGCACTATCATGCATATAAAAAAGCTACCTAATCTATAAAATGAAGTTGGTTAAAATAAACTCCTTAATAAActctaaaaaatttataaatttacataaattaaaagtggCAAACAATAAAGTAAAGTTGGCTATAAATCgcgtttttattaaattatatattttaatacagtaatacatccttttaaaaattgacaaCCCTATATTAAAATTGGTTATCGATTTAGTAGTAGACGGCTCTATTATCGCCACATTACTATTTAAACCATTGGTACTCTCGCGCCTTCTTTGTCAACTTTACAAAGACTCTTTGAAGTcacaataaaacaattatgTTGAATATGTCCAAATCTAATAAGCTAAACCATAAAGCCCAGATTTCTTCCGCTTTACCCCCTAAATCACAATTAGTAGATGTTGAGTAACCGATTTGCCGGTACGGAAGCTTAAggtcaaaataaaattgtatcacGTAGAATATAAAAGGTAGTTTAATGTGCGGAATTAAAAACGCTGTATTTCCAGCAAAGAACTACATGTGTTTAAAACTTCCTTGAACCCATATGCGGTTTATGATTAGACAAGACTGGCATTTCCCACAACTACCCGTTATTGGTCAACACGAGATTTCTTTAAACCGattctggtttttttttcaacgtCAACACAAGATGGAAGAGAAgggagaaaaagagagagcagGTAAGAGTAAATATGACCAACGGCGTCACGATTTGTTTTTCGAAAATACACTGGCACAACAGAACAGGAAATATAATACGATTTTTTAAGCTGGAAAATacaagtaaaattaaaaaaaaatataaataaataaaaaaaaatataaataaataaaaaaaagtaaaattcaaaaaagtcTTCTACCTATCAAATCGTTTTTTCCTtattaagttattatttttaagtcagaTTAGAATCAAAAATGgttggaaaatttaaattaggtGATGGCAACCTCTTTATTTCTAGTGGtcatatttacaaaatatcaagaaatacttaaaatattcttttggtACCTAagatgtttgttttttttggcattatcAGTTCCAAAAcgattaaaagaaaaaaattattacagaTCTTGCGAGACGAAAATGCATTGCTGATATGAATAAATTGGAAcgcattaaatataaatggtttggaaaaaacaaagccaaaagtcaGATTAACAAGTAATCAGTTTGCAAGTGagtgcata from Drosophila takahashii strain IR98-3 E-12201 chromosome 2R, DtakHiC1v2, whole genome shotgun sequence encodes:
- the LOC108065105 gene encoding uncharacterized protein; the encoded protein is MGDYTWISTNAYGALPPGAILAGHDSDQDPIYVGRAYHNGEMLPAKVVPGKQQAYVPWGGEEISKHDFEVLVGDHYSWIPASGGFVPPHAIRVGQTGDGEALYVGRGYFQGSLTPGKVHPSHQCLYIPYGGQEHRLEAYEVLVQPETWVASHGRGIVPGTVIGGHDSDGDQIYVGRAYHEGDLLPAKVIPNKGCAYVPYGGGEVVKHDYELLAGYGYGWVHDSHGNVPGNAVLCGRTSDGEPLFIGRAHHHGSLTPGKIHQSHHCLYIPFGGEEVRLDHYEVLVKG
- the LOC108065103 gene encoding uncharacterized protein — encoded protein: MAYKWVQSSAYSSLPEEAVVGGNDEDGAMIYVGRAEHEGDMLVCKVVPSKQLGFISQRGEALPKDIFEVLCGQNLVWIKCYDHVIPENAVLCGRTSLDQPVYIGRGHYEGHLIIGKISSVHRALFIAYRGAERRLDSYEILVEERRVVPGWQLPPPPPLEEVEKCPLTPPPPPSPPAVAVAMAPPLSAKPYPYPDLVAMPFPLTDRPPAYTPTPDPLPPVGGVMVMPRPPNPPPAGGVLVMPPPPPPPASFTPAEVSVAPPPTFVAAEVTAVSVPVGPSFTPASTYNPYEAGCSSYTPAECAPPSAYDAYGYGNNYDVWISAEPGYYHSPDAVIGGHDSNMAQLLVCRAYYRGVHVPGKAIPSQGCAYIAHGGREIVEPSYQMLVGRGKYHWVPSYGGNVPPGAVVAGRTPGGEPLYIGRGHYCGSLTPGVIETYNRCLQIPFGGQEIRLSSYEVLVRSDIFHGQQAIRLVY
- the LOC108065104 gene encoding uncharacterized protein isoform X1 produces the protein MGSVQPGGIVTVENTWVHSSPHAPLPPYAVIGGHDSDRTPIYVGRSFHEGENLPAKVIPSKGCAYVAYGGAEHQKTHYEVLVGQGFAWVPSASGGVPPNAVRSGTTRTGEPLYVGRGHHAGSLTVGKVHPSHGCLYVPFGGQEVRINTYEVLIKQQYDNWVAASPSYTPPGAVIAGHDSDRTPIYAGRAMHEGEMLPAKVVPSKGTAYVCFGGYEFQKPSYEVLTGCGYVWAHAGHHIPHNAVSTGRARNGEPLYYGRGHYQGSLTPGLISASQRCLYIPYGGREIRINSYEVLCRQ
- the LOC108065104 gene encoding uncharacterized protein isoform X2; its protein translation is MENTWVHSSPHAPLPPYAVIGGHDSDRTPIYVGRSFHEGENLPAKVIPSKGCAYVAYGGAEHQKTHYEVLVGQGFAWVPSASGGVPPNAVRSGTTRTGEPLYVGRGHHAGSLTVGKVHPSHGCLYVPFGGQEVRINTYEVLIKQQYDNWVAASPSYTPPGAVIAGHDSDRTPIYAGRAMHEGEMLPAKVVPSKGTAYVCFGGYEFQKPSYEVLTGCGYVWAHAGHHIPHNAVSTGRARNGEPLYYGRGHYQGSLTPGLISASQRCLYIPYGGREIRINSYEVLCRQ